A single genomic interval of Osmia lignaria lignaria isolate PbOS001 chromosome 9, iyOsmLign1, whole genome shotgun sequence harbors:
- the LOC117606334 gene encoding facilitated trehalose transporter Tret1-2 homolog isoform X2: MEFLYSKRQNEESRMLRCDTVDYVEVTKVDNICEDIENNNTDDKGNIFDDRNIVTRFSSNSKGVFAQCLVSGAVLLLAAGGGMPIGYSAILLPQLAQNNGTMHADRELGSWIASVHSLATPVGSLMSGPLLDGIGRRGSLRLTAVPLCTGWIIMGFAQNIPTLLIGRVVSGLAVGLMAVPAQVLLGEMADPGLRGFLTGSTLAFYCLGIVIIYALGATLAWNMVAFCGTILPILALSALLLIPESPTWLVRQKKPEEARKALLWLRGGNAKQVNTEIAILEARAKTDLARMDLNMSLAEQASAAISTILDPSVLKPLTIINVFNLLQLISGTYVIVFYAVDLIADIGGNRINNYLAAVITGIVRLLFSSISSVLLLKVGRRSLGMFSAFGTAFASLNLAGYMLFKKESSSADIYVIGICLLLYVGVNTLGLMTLPALMVAELLPQRARGIGGGCNFFFFNLFIFIVTKVFPMVCETVGIAGIFIIFGISAILEGAFIYVALPETNNRTLEEIEDYFQQSNLLWVTRSTERRKDAAFIMNNFSTQRMQNCT; the protein is encoded by the exons ATGGAGTTCTTGTACAGTAAGAGACAAAA cGAAGAGAGCCGGATGCTTAGATGCGATACGGTTGATTATGTAGAAGTGACTAAAGTCGATAATATTTGCGAGGATATTGAAAACAACAACACTGATGATAAAGGCAATATTTTTGATGACAGAAACATAGTAACACGATTCTCATCAAATTCCAAAGGTGTATTTGCACAG TGTTTAGTATCTGGTGCAGTTTTGTTATTAGCAGCTGGTGGTGGAATGCCAATTGGTTATAGTGCCATTCTTTTGCCGCAATTGGCTCAAAACAATGGTACAATGCATGCTGATAGGGAGCTTGGATCTTGGATAG cTTCGGTTCATAGTCTGGCAACTCCAGTGGGATCTCTAATGTCTGGTCCACTCTTGGATGGAATAGGCAGGCGTGGTTCCTTACGACTTACAGCCGTACCACTTTGTACTGGATGGATCATTATGGGTTTTGCCCAGAACATTCCTACTCTTTTAATAGGAAGAGTTGTCTCTGGTCTCGCAGTAGGTTTAATGGCCGTACCAGCTCAG gtCTTGTTAGGCGAAATGGCTGATCCAGGACTACGCGGATTTCTAACAGGAAGCACACTTGCTTTTTATTGCCTCGGTATCGTTATAATATACGCCTTAGGGGCAACTTTAGCATGGAATATGGTGGCTTTCTGCGGTACTATACTTCCTATTTTGGCATTGAGTGCTCTACTCTTGATACCGGAAAGTCCTACATGGCTTGTAAGACAAAAAAAACCCGAAGAAGCAAGAAAAGCTTTATTGTGGTTAAGAGGAGGAAACGCAAAACAG GTTAATACTGAGATAGCAATTTTAGAAGCACGAGCAAAAACGGATTTAGCACGAATGGATTTAAACATGTCATTGGCTGAACAAGCTTCGGCAGCAATTTCTACCATTCTTGATCCAAGTGTTTTAAAACCTTTAACAATCATTAATGTCTTTAATTTACTGCAACTAATCAGTGGAACATATGTTATTGTTTTCTATGCAGTAGATCTCATTGCAGATATTG GTGGCAATAGAATAAATAACTATTTGGCAGCCGTAATTACAGGGATTGTCAGACTTTTATTCAGTTCAATTTCGAGCGTCTTATTACTGAAAGTAGGCAGAAGAAGTTTGGGAATGTTTTCGGCTTTCGGCACTGCCTTCGCCTCGTTAAATCTTGCGGGTTACATGTTATTCAAAAAAGAGTCATCTTCTGCTGAT ATTTATGTTATCGGCATTTGCTTACTGTTATACGTGGGTGTAAATACTTTGGGCCTGATGACACTTCCGGCATTAATGGTTGCAGAACTACTTCCACAAAGAGCTCGAGGAATCGGTGGTGGctgtaactttttctttttcaatttgtttatttttatagtcACGAAAGTTTTCCCTATG GTGTGCGAAACAGTGGGCATTGCTGgcatttttattatctttgGAATCTCCGCAATTCTGGAAGGAGCATTCATCTACGTTGCACTTCCGGAAACAAACAATCGTACACTTGAAGAAATTGAAGATTATTTTCAG caAAGCAATTTACTTTGGGTAACTCGATCAACGGAAAGGAGAAAGGATGCTGCATTTATTATGAATAATTTTTCGACGCAACGAATGCAAAATTGTACATAA
- the Cse1 gene encoding chromosome segregation 1: MELTDDNLLTLSEYLKHTLSPDVNERRPAEKFLESVEVNQNYPLLLLHLVDKSEINITIRIAGAVAFKNYVKRNWKVEEDSVDRIHAQDRETIKKLIVNLMLHSPDSIQKQLSDAVSIIGKYDFPNKWPELIDQMVEKFNTGDFHVINGVLHTAHSLFKKYRYEFKSQSLWTEIKFVLDRFAKPLTDLFVATMNLTQVHANNVEALKVIYSSLVILSKVFYSLNFQDLPEFFEDNMAVWMRNFHTLLNTDVPSLQSSDDEEPEVIEQLKSQVCDNIGLYAQKYDEEFQPYLPQFVTAVWNLLTSTGQQPKYDTLVSNALQFLATVADRGQYRYLFVDPGTLSCICEKVIIPNMKFRESDNELFEDNPEEYIRRDIEGSDVDTRRRAACDLVKVLSKYFEAKIMEIFGAYIQVMLQNYAEKPTENWRSKDAAIYLVTSSASKAQTQKHGVTQSSELVPLPQFAMQHIEPELVKPNVNEFPVLKADAIKFIMTFRSVLPREMILGSLPQLIRHLSATNIVVHTYAACAIERILAMKGPDNLYLVKGTDLSPLTADLLKGLFACLNMPGSEENEYVMKAIMRSFGVLQEIVVPFLADLLPKLTEKLAIVSKNPSRPNFNHFLFETFALSIKIVCKTHKVAVSSFEEALFPIFQEILQQDVLEFLPYVFQILALLLELRTQDMPEAYLALFPCLLSSVLFERHANIHPLNRLLRAFISHGAHHIVAQDKTNGLLGVFQKLIASKANDHEGFLLLQSIIEHFAPNVLEPYVKQIFVLLFQRLSSSKTTKFVKGLIVFFAYYIIRYGASNLVTIIDQIQSQMFGMVIERVLLADLQKVSGDIERKVAAVGISNLLIDCPAMLERPYNTYYPRLLATLVEFFELPQDQTTLPEDDAFPEIEDAPGYQVGYSQLLCAKNPSKDPLEAVGDVRLHLAQGLARLSPRQLLNILDQIPEPNANHLRTYLQTVGITVA; this comes from the exons ATGGAACTGACGGATGATAATTTGCTTACGCTTAGTGAATATTTAAAGCATACACTTAGTCCAGACGTAAATGAAAGGCGACCAG CTGAGAAATTTCTAGAATCTGTTGAAGTGAATCAAAATTATCCATTACTTCTTCTACATCTTGTGGACAAATCTGAAATCAACATAACCATCAGAATTGCTGGTGCAGTTGCATTTAAAAACTATGTCAAACGTAACTGGAAAGTG GAAGAAGATTCTGTTGATCGTATTCATGCCCAAGACAGAGaaactataaaaaaattaatcgttaatttaatgttgcattctCCTGATTCTATTCAGAAACAGTTGTCCGATGCTGTTTCAATTATTGGAAAATATGATTTTCCAAATAAGTGGCCAGAGCTTATAGACCAAAtggttgaaaaattcaatacagGGGATTTTCATGTTATTAATGGCGTTTTACATACTGCacattctttatttaaaaaatatagatatgAATTTAAAAGTCAAAGTCTGTGGAccgaaataaaatttgtattggaCAGATTTGCTAAACCTTTAACAGATTTGTTTGTT GCTACAATGAATTTAACACAAGTACATGCGAACAATGTAGAAGCATTAAAAGTTATATATAGTTCTTTGGTAATTTTATCTAAAGTGTTCTATTCTCTTAACTTTCAA gATTTACCAGAATTTTTTGAAGACAATATGGCGGTGTGGATGAGAAATTTTCATACCCTGTTGAATACAGATGTACCATCTCTACAATCTTCt GATGATGAGGAGCCAGAAGTAATCGAACAACTAAAATCACAAGTCTGTGACAATATTGGCCTTTATGCTCAGAAATACGACGAAGAATTTCAACCGTATTTACCTCAATTTGTAACTGCAGTTTGGAATCTACTTACGTCTACAGGGCAACAACCAAAATATGATACT TTAGTTTCGAACGCTTTACAATTTTTAGCAACAGTGGCAGATCGTGGTCAGTACAGATATTTGTTTGTGGATCCAGGTACTTTAAGTTGTATATGTGAAAAGGTTATAATTCCGAATATGAAATTTAGAG AATCGGATAATGAATTATTTGAGGATAATCCTGAAGAATACATTAGGCGAGATATTGAAGGCAGCGATGTAGATACAAGAAGACGCGCTGCCTGTGATTTAGTTAAAGTGCTTTCTAAATATTTTGAAGCAAAAATAATGGAAATTTTTGGTGCCTACATTCAG GTAATGTTACAAAATTATGCGGAAAAGCCTACTGAAAATTGGCGAAGCAAGGATGCTGCAATTTATCTAGTCACTAGTAGTGCAAGTAAAGCTCAGACGCAAAAACACGGCGTTACACAAAGTAGCGAACTTGTTCCATTACCTCAATTTGCAATGCAGCATATTGAACCAGAATTAGTAAAACCAAATG TGAACGAATTCCCTGTACTTAAAGCCGatgcaattaaatttataatgacCTTTAGATCAGTATTACCGAGAGAAATGATACTTGGAAGTTTACCGCAACTAATTAGGCACTTGAGTGCTACGAATATTGTTGTTCACACATACGCTGCTTGTGCAATTGAAAGAATACTTGCAATGAAAGGACCTGATAATTTGTATTT AGTTAAAGGAACTGATTTATCTCCGCTAACAGCCGATCTCTTAAAAGGTCTGTTTGCATGTTTAAACATGCCTGGTTCAGAAGAGAACGAATACGTCATGAAAGCTATTATGAGAAGTTTTGGTGTTTTACAAGAAATTGTTGTGCCATTTTTAGCTGATCTTTTACCGAAACTTACAGAAAAACTTGCCATTGTATCTAAAAATCCGAGTCGTCctaatttcaatcattttctctTTGAAACATTTGCATTATCCATTAA GATCGTATGTAAAACTCATAAGGTAGCGGTTTCATCGTTTGAAGAAGCAttgtttccaattttccaagaaATTTTGCAACAAGATGTTCTAG AATTTCTACCATACGTTTTTCAAATTCTTGCCTTGCTTTTGGAATTACGAACTCAGGATATGCCAGAAGCATATTTGGCCTTATTCCCTTGTTTACTGTCATCTGTGCTCTTTGAACGTCATGCTAATATTCATCCATTGAATCGGTTATTAAGGGCTTTTATTAGCCATGGTGCACACCATATAGTAGCACAAGATAAAACAAATGGTTTGTTAGGTGTATTTCAGAAACTGATTGCTTCAAAAGCTAATGACCACGAAGGCTTTTTATTGTTACAAAGTATTATTGAACATTTTGCACC GAATGTTTTGGAACCATACGTGAAACAAATTTTTGTATTACTTTTTCAAAGACTCTCATCATCAAAAACAACAAAATTTGTAAAGGGTTTAATTGTATTTTTTGCATATTATATCATTAGGTATGGTGCGAGTAATTTGGTTACAATTATAGATCAAATACAATCTCA AATGTTTGGTATGGTTATAGAACGTGTATTATTAGCAGACTTGCAAAAAGTATCGGGTGATATTGAACGAAAAGTAGCTGCAGTAGGAATCTCAAATTTACTGATCGACTGTCCCGCAATGCTAGAAAGGCCATACAATACATATTATCCACGTTTATTAGCAACATTAGTAGAATTCTTTGAATTGCCGCAGGATCAAACTACATTACCAGAGGATGACGCGTTTCCTGAAATTGAGGATGCACCTGGTTATCAAGTAGGATACAGTCAACTTCTTTGTGCAAAAAATCCTTCAAAAGATCCATTAGAAG CGGTTGGTGACGTACGTCTGCATTTAGCACAAGGATTAGCAAGATTATCACCAAGACAGTTACTCAATATTCTGGACCAAATTCCAGAGCCTAACGCAAATCATCTGAGGACCTATCTTCAAACAGTTGGCATTACTGTTGCATAA
- the LOC117606334 gene encoding facilitated trehalose transporter Tret1-2 homolog isoform X1 — translation MSGKMDGSSDAVFFFEDGDAGGKRNSHGTTEDGRYEDSNGPPGRRALSEESRMLRCDTVDYVEVTKVDNICEDIENNNTDDKGNIFDDRNIVTRFSSNSKGVFAQCLVSGAVLLLAAGGGMPIGYSAILLPQLAQNNGTMHADRELGSWIASVHSLATPVGSLMSGPLLDGIGRRGSLRLTAVPLCTGWIIMGFAQNIPTLLIGRVVSGLAVGLMAVPAQVLLGEMADPGLRGFLTGSTLAFYCLGIVIIYALGATLAWNMVAFCGTILPILALSALLLIPESPTWLVRQKKPEEARKALLWLRGGNAKQVNTEIAILEARAKTDLARMDLNMSLAEQASAAISTILDPSVLKPLTIINVFNLLQLISGTYVIVFYAVDLIADIGGNRINNYLAAVITGIVRLLFSSISSVLLLKVGRRSLGMFSAFGTAFASLNLAGYMLFKKESSSADIYVIGICLLLYVGVNTLGLMTLPALMVAELLPQRARGIGGGCNFFFFNLFIFIVTKVFPMVCETVGIAGIFIIFGISAILEGAFIYVALPETNNRTLEEIEDYFQQSNLLWVTRSTERRKDAAFIMNNFSTQRMQNCT, via the exons cGAAGAGAGCCGGATGCTTAGATGCGATACGGTTGATTATGTAGAAGTGACTAAAGTCGATAATATTTGCGAGGATATTGAAAACAACAACACTGATGATAAAGGCAATATTTTTGATGACAGAAACATAGTAACACGATTCTCATCAAATTCCAAAGGTGTATTTGCACAG TGTTTAGTATCTGGTGCAGTTTTGTTATTAGCAGCTGGTGGTGGAATGCCAATTGGTTATAGTGCCATTCTTTTGCCGCAATTGGCTCAAAACAATGGTACAATGCATGCTGATAGGGAGCTTGGATCTTGGATAG cTTCGGTTCATAGTCTGGCAACTCCAGTGGGATCTCTAATGTCTGGTCCACTCTTGGATGGAATAGGCAGGCGTGGTTCCTTACGACTTACAGCCGTACCACTTTGTACTGGATGGATCATTATGGGTTTTGCCCAGAACATTCCTACTCTTTTAATAGGAAGAGTTGTCTCTGGTCTCGCAGTAGGTTTAATGGCCGTACCAGCTCAG gtCTTGTTAGGCGAAATGGCTGATCCAGGACTACGCGGATTTCTAACAGGAAGCACACTTGCTTTTTATTGCCTCGGTATCGTTATAATATACGCCTTAGGGGCAACTTTAGCATGGAATATGGTGGCTTTCTGCGGTACTATACTTCCTATTTTGGCATTGAGTGCTCTACTCTTGATACCGGAAAGTCCTACATGGCTTGTAAGACAAAAAAAACCCGAAGAAGCAAGAAAAGCTTTATTGTGGTTAAGAGGAGGAAACGCAAAACAG GTTAATACTGAGATAGCAATTTTAGAAGCACGAGCAAAAACGGATTTAGCACGAATGGATTTAAACATGTCATTGGCTGAACAAGCTTCGGCAGCAATTTCTACCATTCTTGATCCAAGTGTTTTAAAACCTTTAACAATCATTAATGTCTTTAATTTACTGCAACTAATCAGTGGAACATATGTTATTGTTTTCTATGCAGTAGATCTCATTGCAGATATTG GTGGCAATAGAATAAATAACTATTTGGCAGCCGTAATTACAGGGATTGTCAGACTTTTATTCAGTTCAATTTCGAGCGTCTTATTACTGAAAGTAGGCAGAAGAAGTTTGGGAATGTTTTCGGCTTTCGGCACTGCCTTCGCCTCGTTAAATCTTGCGGGTTACATGTTATTCAAAAAAGAGTCATCTTCTGCTGAT ATTTATGTTATCGGCATTTGCTTACTGTTATACGTGGGTGTAAATACTTTGGGCCTGATGACACTTCCGGCATTAATGGTTGCAGAACTACTTCCACAAAGAGCTCGAGGAATCGGTGGTGGctgtaactttttctttttcaatttgtttatttttatagtcACGAAAGTTTTCCCTATG GTGTGCGAAACAGTGGGCATTGCTGgcatttttattatctttgGAATCTCCGCAATTCTGGAAGGAGCATTCATCTACGTTGCACTTCCGGAAACAAACAATCGTACACTTGAAGAAATTGAAGATTATTTTCAG caAAGCAATTTACTTTGGGTAACTCGATCAACGGAAAGGAGAAAGGATGCTGCATTTATTATGAATAATTTTTCGACGCAACGAATGCAAAATTGTACATAA
- the LOC117606334 gene encoding facilitated trehalose transporter Tret1-2 homolog isoform X3 encodes MASTESEESRMLRCDTVDYVEVTKVDNICEDIENNNTDDKGNIFDDRNIVTRFSSNSKGVFAQCLVSGAVLLLAAGGGMPIGYSAILLPQLAQNNGTMHADRELGSWIASVHSLATPVGSLMSGPLLDGIGRRGSLRLTAVPLCTGWIIMGFAQNIPTLLIGRVVSGLAVGLMAVPAQVLLGEMADPGLRGFLTGSTLAFYCLGIVIIYALGATLAWNMVAFCGTILPILALSALLLIPESPTWLVRQKKPEEARKALLWLRGGNAKQVNTEIAILEARAKTDLARMDLNMSLAEQASAAISTILDPSVLKPLTIINVFNLLQLISGTYVIVFYAVDLIADIGGNRINNYLAAVITGIVRLLFSSISSVLLLKVGRRSLGMFSAFGTAFASLNLAGYMLFKKESSSADIYVIGICLLLYVGVNTLGLMTLPALMVAELLPQRARGIGGGCNFFFFNLFIFIVTKVFPMVCETVGIAGIFIIFGISAILEGAFIYVALPETNNRTLEEIEDYFQQSNLLWVTRSTERRKDAAFIMNNFSTQRMQNCT; translated from the exons atGGCATCAACAGAAAG cGAAGAGAGCCGGATGCTTAGATGCGATACGGTTGATTATGTAGAAGTGACTAAAGTCGATAATATTTGCGAGGATATTGAAAACAACAACACTGATGATAAAGGCAATATTTTTGATGACAGAAACATAGTAACACGATTCTCATCAAATTCCAAAGGTGTATTTGCACAG TGTTTAGTATCTGGTGCAGTTTTGTTATTAGCAGCTGGTGGTGGAATGCCAATTGGTTATAGTGCCATTCTTTTGCCGCAATTGGCTCAAAACAATGGTACAATGCATGCTGATAGGGAGCTTGGATCTTGGATAG cTTCGGTTCATAGTCTGGCAACTCCAGTGGGATCTCTAATGTCTGGTCCACTCTTGGATGGAATAGGCAGGCGTGGTTCCTTACGACTTACAGCCGTACCACTTTGTACTGGATGGATCATTATGGGTTTTGCCCAGAACATTCCTACTCTTTTAATAGGAAGAGTTGTCTCTGGTCTCGCAGTAGGTTTAATGGCCGTACCAGCTCAG gtCTTGTTAGGCGAAATGGCTGATCCAGGACTACGCGGATTTCTAACAGGAAGCACACTTGCTTTTTATTGCCTCGGTATCGTTATAATATACGCCTTAGGGGCAACTTTAGCATGGAATATGGTGGCTTTCTGCGGTACTATACTTCCTATTTTGGCATTGAGTGCTCTACTCTTGATACCGGAAAGTCCTACATGGCTTGTAAGACAAAAAAAACCCGAAGAAGCAAGAAAAGCTTTATTGTGGTTAAGAGGAGGAAACGCAAAACAG GTTAATACTGAGATAGCAATTTTAGAAGCACGAGCAAAAACGGATTTAGCACGAATGGATTTAAACATGTCATTGGCTGAACAAGCTTCGGCAGCAATTTCTACCATTCTTGATCCAAGTGTTTTAAAACCTTTAACAATCATTAATGTCTTTAATTTACTGCAACTAATCAGTGGAACATATGTTATTGTTTTCTATGCAGTAGATCTCATTGCAGATATTG GTGGCAATAGAATAAATAACTATTTGGCAGCCGTAATTACAGGGATTGTCAGACTTTTATTCAGTTCAATTTCGAGCGTCTTATTACTGAAAGTAGGCAGAAGAAGTTTGGGAATGTTTTCGGCTTTCGGCACTGCCTTCGCCTCGTTAAATCTTGCGGGTTACATGTTATTCAAAAAAGAGTCATCTTCTGCTGAT ATTTATGTTATCGGCATTTGCTTACTGTTATACGTGGGTGTAAATACTTTGGGCCTGATGACACTTCCGGCATTAATGGTTGCAGAACTACTTCCACAAAGAGCTCGAGGAATCGGTGGTGGctgtaactttttctttttcaatttgtttatttttatagtcACGAAAGTTTTCCCTATG GTGTGCGAAACAGTGGGCATTGCTGgcatttttattatctttgGAATCTCCGCAATTCTGGAAGGAGCATTCATCTACGTTGCACTTCCGGAAACAAACAATCGTACACTTGAAGAAATTGAAGATTATTTTCAG caAAGCAATTTACTTTGGGTAACTCGATCAACGGAAAGGAGAAAGGATGCTGCATTTATTATGAATAATTTTTCGACGCAACGAATGCAAAATTGTACATAA